The Acinonyx jubatus isolate Ajub_Pintada_27869175 chromosome A2, VMU_Ajub_asm_v1.0, whole genome shotgun sequence genomic sequence ctcccccttcaGGCTTCACAGAAGACAGAGAATTTCCTTCCCGAGTTAATTCAAGTATTTTAGCACAAACTAAGTTAAACAAAGGCTTAGGTATGATAGTTGGCTTAATGCCAAACTCCCGTCCGGTATGGTGTTTATTTTAAGTGAATGCTGGCCTCTGGCTTGCTAGAATGTGCCTGGCAAAATAGATTCCAATATATTTCGCTTTACTTAACGCTGTTGAATCAGACCGAGTGATGGCAAAgcctgtttaaaaaatgtattaagttcACACACTGGCCGAAATGTCAGGCATGCTGACGCCCCGAAACAGGGGCTTTAGCTGACTTctgaagatttcattttaattacaaagTAAAGGCAATAACTCCAAGGTAAAAGTACCCTGGAACAGGAATTCCGATGAGTACGTGTGCTTGTATTTCACAGGTTTTAAATAAACACGTTATGGTggaatttgcatatttttaaatgccattgaaaaattttaaagtcttgcTGAATGAACTAGGACTGTGCTTTGCCAAGTCTCAAGCGAATGCCCTCCTGTAGCTTCACGGTTCCAGGAGCTGTAACCCTGTGGGTCTTGAGCACAGACGCGTCCTTCAGGtagaatttaagatttttttaatgcccCGGGCGCCTTTGGGCTCCCTCTTCTCTGAAAAGTGAGATTTGGGGCTAGAAGCAAAGTGAAATTATCAACGGAGCGCTAGATGGTTTGAAAAGAAACTTGGCCAAGTCACTGCCAAGCATGTTACCCACAGTGAAACCGACGAGGTTTGTTTTGATTGCTGAGAAAGCTTAATTGTTTTCACACTTCAGACTCtgttttaaaaccacaaaatggATTGTTATGTTAAATCTGAGGGAAACTGGTTTAAGCGTCTCCAGGAGCCGGGTTCTTTGAAGGAGTCtagaaaacccaaacaaaaccagaaagctAAGACTCCCCAGCTCTACCTAGGAgacccctttcttccttttcttcgcATTCCAATGTAACGAAGAGGCACAGATACAAAGAACTGCTTTCCTCCTCACCCTCGTCTTTCAACACGACTAATCGGTTAGTTAAGTCCCAGGAAAATGACGCAATTAACGTTTGGGGATGAGGCTCCATCCCAGGCAGTGAGGTCCCGAAAGCAAAGGGGTTGATGAAAACGGGCCACGGTGGTAACACGGTTTTCTGTTTTTAGCTAATAAAATGTTGGTGCGACCTTCTCACGAGAGCCCTGTGCGCGCGGATCTATCCACATATGTTGTTATTACGTTTCCGCAGTGCGAAGCTATTATAGAGGAGCATGAAGACGAGATATTCTCACTTATCGCCCAGGAGGCACACGACCTCGCTGACAAGCTGTGCAGTGAGAAAGCAGGTACTGTGTCTGATGTAACATGTGTCTTCCGCTCGCCCACCCCCCTCACCCGGCGCGGCAGCATCTTTTTTTCAAACCGCCCTCGCTGCctccccgccaccaccaccaccaccaccggcTCCGCACTGAGTCAGAAAGACCCCATGTGAGagaagacaaataaacaaaaccacgGGGCTGGGTGGCTCTTCCGTGGGCGCTGGCTTTCTTCTGCCTTTGCCAGGAAGTCTAAAGACGGTAAAGGGGGCCCAGGCCCATCAGCACCGGCGGGGTCCAAAGCACTTTCTCTTTCCAGTTTGCAAACTCGGAGAGgttgggttctctctccctcctggacCAGGATGGAGAATCTCTTTATGACTCGCCTGGAACCTAAACTGATAGCAGGCGGGATCTTTATTTAGTACgagattttaaaagctttttttctttgccGATTTGCGAGGGgtgctgggtatttttttttcaagtttctttcccgggatatcttaaaaaaaatttttttgtttctaataaagCGTAACGTACCTTCCTCCACAGTATCCACTTTAGTGCCCCAGTCCTTGAAATAAGAGTTACTGCCCATCTGTGGAGAAACGTTTTTCTGTCATCAAAGGTTATTAAACGAGAAAGTGACAAAGCCACATCAACAGGAAGAAGTTTTCTTCCTCTGAGTAGataatggggttgttttctttttaaaatccagtttgaaaaaaaataataataaagatgatcCAGTTTGGTTGGGGGTTTGAAGAGCACCGTAGAAGGAGACACTCGGGACTGCTCAGGGCCCGGAGAGCCATCTCACTGAGCTCAGACACGAAAGGTTGCTTTCGTGAGCCTCCCATCAATAAGTGCGTAGCCACGATTTTCCAAAGAAAGTAGGCTCGATATTTTCGAAGTTTTGCGAACGATTCAGAGATGGGCACGTGCTTGAAGATACGAGCAAAAATGGGATGCGCGCTATTGGAAATacctcttttcctatttttctgtcACAGAGGGTCTGGGCTTGTCACAATCACCTATGGCAAGGGCCACTGGTTTGCTCTCTAAACACCTGTTCGGACCTCACAGAAGGGCCTGAGAAAGTTTCACCAACTCTTCCGGGCAGCGGTGGCCCCAAATAATGACAAGATTCTGGGGAGAGACCCTCTTCCTAAATGCAGCAGTTTGACTTAATTTTAGTAATAGTGACTGCCTTTTCATTGCTTCTGCATATTGGTCCCTGGAACTGAGCATTAACGTTAGCCCCGAGAAAGCGTGAGTGTAAGGCAAAACCCTAAGATTTACGCAGGAAAGAAAACCTCAGCTTACGGAGTCTTAATAGCATTTGGTTGtttaaaaactgaagtatttCCACTGTAAAGCGTCGGCCCCTCCGAGCTGCTGAGAGTACAAGGTGGGCCACCGCCTCGTGGCCGCAACCTAGCGAGCCTTTTCAGGGTCGTGTTTCCCCGTGAAGCATCCTCGTGGCTGTTGTAAACCATCCGtaaattaaaaagtgagaacacGGTCACCTTACAAAGAGGCTAGACTCCCTCCCAGCCCAAAGTCCCCGCCATCGAAGTAAGTTAGCGCCACTCAACGAGGTCGCCTTtttcacacttaaaaattatCGCCAGAAAACCGAAAGCCACGCGTCAGTGAGGACACTCGCCCTCGGTGACCACGGCGACAAAGAAGCATGTGTTTTCACAGGTTGGAAGGCTTTCGGATTCCTGTGGAAAAGGTGACACTCTCGTGTTGTAGAAAAACTCCCACGCTGTTGTCCGAAACTTTGCTACGATTGAGCTCCGTGATTTAAAACGTTTTAAAGACagggccgtgtgtgtgtgtgtgtgtgtgtgtgtgtgtgtgtgtgtgtcttgtgtgCTGGAGGCCGCGAGGCCGCATTCACCGGTGACCATCCCCCAAGGCAGAGCGTGCTGTGTCCAAGGCGCTGCACTGACGGCTGCTGGAGTGTGTACGTTCTGCTTTTAGGGGGAtcggttttttttaaatagatggtTCTAGAACTAGACGTTTAATCGGAAGGGCGGCTCCTTTTTACACTTTGTGTACACTTCACCTATACgtgcgtgtgcctgtgtgcacacgtgtgtgttatatgtgtatatatatgaattttgcttttctctctcttgaggGTAGATCGTTTCACCCTCTTCTCGGTAATTACGTAGGAGCACATGAAAGCACGTTCGCGGATTTTAAAGCCTCGGCTTTATTGGGCTTTGATGGACGTATAAACTGTAAGGCGTTTCACATGTGCACCATGGCGATCTGATACGTGTGTACGTTGTGAAACCTTCTTCCCATCTAGTTCATTGACGCTGGACCCTAACAGGACTGTCCAGTTTACTCCCCGTGCGCAGACCAGTACGTGGGGGACCATGGAGAAAACGCATATTACATTCGCGATGACCATCTGGATTTAAAAAGGCCCCATCAGTGAGGTTTTCGTGAACGTATGCACCCTGCCTTGAACGCATAAAGAAAACCTCGGTGAAAGACGATAGCATCGCAGACGGGTCTGTGGATACCTCTTCACCGCTCTGCACTGCATAAAAGAAAAGGCGTCAAATACATCCTGCTCTTGGGGTGTGAGACGGAGCAATGGGACTACCTGATAGACAATCTGTCGTCGTCGTCGTTTGTCCCCaggcaaaaaaagagaagtgaGTGTATTCGATCTTCCTGGTGGAATATTTTGTGGCACTTACCCCGGCCACACTGTCAGTTTAACGTCTTGAAGTCCAAACGATGCtttaaaatctgaataagatAGAAGGTCATGATTAAAAGGGTAGCTGTGTCCCACAGATGGTGGAGGGTGTACCACTCTGGGTTGGGAATGGATGGATCCTCTCACTTTTGTGGAGGCGTTCATTAGCTGGAGTGTGAGGGCCTAAATGTAAATACACGAATATATTCTGGGTACGTGTCACTTCTGCTCCGCTCCTAAATCTTAACCCTGAAAACGTGAGACTGAGGAATCTGACGCGTGATCCTTGTGAATGCGACCTATGGAGTAAAGGACCAGGTATCTTGAGATGTTCGGCTTCCGtctaaagaaaaagcatttttaccTCTTCGTGCAGACTTCCCTACGCAAACGGAGGTGTTGAATTATATTACACAAAATAATTACTTTCAAAACCTcgtctttttcctgtttttgataAATTATGGAGTAAAAAGAATCGTAGCCTTTCTGGAGAGGGCGGATGTTAATTGCTTCCAGTTGGCAAAGTGGAGCGTCTCAGAGCCCCCTCCTTGCCTCTCTGCTCCTTGGGTTAAATGCCAAGCGTGCTGCGCCTCTATTTAAGGCATTTCTTAAACACCCCCAAGGCCATGGGCAAAGTGACACGCTCCCTGGgctttggttttaaaatactCCGGAAAAAATTCTGGAGGACGGCAGCAAAGATAACAGAGCCTTGGCAGGTGTGGAGGCCACGTTTGGGGTACCGGGGAGgaggtgtgtgtgtttgaaaatttccacgataaaaaagtttttaaaacgtGCTTCCCTCAAAACTGTGTTTCTTGCAGAAAGTCCGTGACTCACGCGCTGGTGTGAGATGGGTTAGTGATGCTATGTGacttttcttggtttgttttttttttttccagatctctGTGGAGCCTCTGCTAACCTCGCGGAGCTCCTGGATGGCACCTCTACCGGTTACTGAGGAGGAAAGTCACAGCCCACAGGTCAACGTCCGTGTTCCTATCTTCACGTTTCCTCACGAAAACAAAGTTCACGTGTCTCGTTTATACGGTGTTGTCGCACATATGACATTGtgttgaaaatctgttgtttggtGTCGCGACAGACCCGATTCTTTGGATAGGGGAAGTTGAGGACTGCATAAAACAAATTACCCTTGTGGATTCGGATACAGACAGGGTCAGGAGTGAAGCGTTTAAGTGCCCAGGAAGAAAAAACGGAAGgcatttcataaatgaaataaGGATTTGATAACATACACAATATCTTATGCGCGTCTACAAGTATAATGTTCTAGTTGATGAGAAAGAGCATGATTTGAGTTCTTAAATGCTTGATTGGTCATGAAGGTAAGAAAATATATTGCCACAAATTCCAGATTATGTCTTCTGGGTTCTATACAGTGATCGATTAAAGACACAAACTTTCTTTCCATCAGGAAGGAGATACGAAGTTCCAGAAACCTTCAGTTTAAAAACGTATTAATCTCTAAAATGTAACGGAATGTGTGAAAAAATAATGAACGCTTTTCTCGCAAGTAATATGGTGGCCTTTCTTCCGCATACCTTGTTAATCCAGATGAGTCAGAAAGTCACTGTACTGTTATCTTGTGTGTTCTTCAAAGATGGCACCAGTGACCGCGTTTTGTTTTGCCGCAAACTCTGTTGTGCATGTGCGTCTCTGAAAAGACTTCCAGCTAACGCTTagtgtgtgtattttaccactAACTAATCTATTGTCCTCCCATTTGGGTGTGTTTGTAGGTGTggagacagaggggaggtgggaccGGATGAAAAATTACTTTTGACCCCACTTAATACCAGAACGTAGTCGTCCTAGTGCTAGGCTTGGATATTTCATTGTCTTCGTTAAACTTACAGTCAGTGACATCTGACTGTAATCGTTGCCGATGCCGGGGCATATTCTGTAACTTATTCTGAAGAAGAGATGCTCATTGTTGGTGGTGAGAATTTACTAGGCAGGGTGATATAAAGTCTGCCCCCAGAGAGCAAAAACCGTCCGCCGTGTGTTACGTCATTGCCTGGAAATCACGCTGTTTAAACCGCTCAGCTGATGCTTTGGGAAGAGACAATTCTGGAACTTAGGAGAATTTACCAAAATTCAGGAGAAACGGTTTCcgcttttttccttctccctccccacttcttgTCGTAAGTTCACACCACTTATTTACTGGGGGAAGCGGAAAGGCACGTGGCTTTTGGACGTGTCGGCAGCTGGCTGCGAGTCTAGACCCTGCCCAGTGTAGCCCAGCGAGCCTGCACCACAGCTGACACAACACGGAAAAAGGATTTCAGGATAATTAGCACCGTATTGCAGTCAGGTAGCGAAAGTGTTTAAAACGCAGCCCGTACATCCGTGTGTAAACCTACCTATTTAAGATTCGTTCAGCATCTCACATAGTCATAAACGTTTCCCTAACGTGGGCCTTGTTGGTAAGTGTGCTGCCCGGGGACTCGATTCCTTGCTGAGCACATGGCAGAGGCCCTGGCAGGAAGTGCCCAGTGAAACGGGAACTCTGGAATCGTGTGGCATTGTCTCCACCTCCCTGGCGGTCGCTACAAATTCTCAGAGACAGACGCGGCCAGTGCTGATGGCGCCGCTCAGGAGAATTGGGGCTCCCGTTTCCAACCCGCACGAACACAAGAGGTGTGCCTTCTGTCCCCGATCGGTGTCCCTCGTGGGTGTGGATGCTTTTGCTTTGACTGGCGCGAACCACCCTTCTTGTCTCTGATGGCGCACATCTAAGGTTCCGCCGAATACggcttttcagttttttcttatttcccGGTAAAAAATAGGCTCGTCTCTTACAAGACTTTTGATGCCCCACGACTTCTATGTACtttttccttccagaaagttTTTTTCCGGATCCAACTTGCTAAACCCGTGTAAATATTTTGGCTTTGCGAAGTTACCGATTAAACGTCCGCTTGAGGGGTAGACGCGAACCCCCTGCATCTTTGGGCTGAGGATATTCTGGGGTTCCCTGTGGGGCACGGTCAAGTTGTGCTGCGTTTGCTAATGAGCAATAATGAGACAGCAGTGGGTTGCTTTAGCGACCCTCTGAACCACACTCCTGCCTTTTTAGTGACGTTGATTGACCAAAACCAAAGACAGCAAAAAGCCTGGGGGGGGAAAAAGAGTCAGCACCCAGAGCGTGGCACAAAAGTTTCTTAGAGTCCGTGAAAAGCAACCAAATTCTAGGTCAGGGAAATtcctggaggggaaaaaaaggtgggggggggcgcgTGATGCTCATGAAAATACTGCGGAGAGTAGACATGTTGGAGGCAGGGGTTTCGAGTTGTGTTTTTGTGAGGCCGGCTCTTTGGGTCTCTGCAGAAGATCCTGCGCACCTGTTCTCTTGGAGAGAAACCAGGTTGGCCAAGATGAGCGGTTTATATTCTGTTATGTGGATTCCCATTTGCTAAGCAGCAGCCCAGGCCACTGAATCCATTTCACTGAGGACTGAAAAGTGGAATTGAGCCAGAGTCCCAAATGGGAGGGATCAATACTTTATTTACGAAGACAAGCCCTAAAAAATAGAGTCAGTTgctgtttataattgttatttgtTCTACCTGTTTCTCTGCTCAGGTTGATATTTATCCACGTAGGTGGTAGCGTTAGCTACATAAAAAAGTTGAAGCTTTCAACCTTAAAATTCAGGTTGCAATGGCATATGGGAAAAAGCCATTCTTTGATGTGATTTTGTGGCCTGTGTTAAAATCTGATACAAAACTATGAGCTCATCTCAAATCTGGAAACCCACTCAATGGCATTTTGCGTCGTTCTATCCCACAATGCACTGGTAGCAAATTGTCACGATACCTGTTACATACGAGTGTGTGTTTTGTTATGATTTTCTGCCCAGGTCTTAATGCCCCCTGCTACATTCCTTACAGTCCGCGGAGTCACTGTTCCAGGGCAAGGAACTACACAGACAAAAGACCGAATGAGGtacataaaattgaaatatgGAATCGTAGACCTACATCGCCCATAAGTCACCTCAGAAGAGGTGCAACGGACAGATAATGATGTCGTCTCCGGACTTGTCCTTCCCGCCCTTGGCCCCCGAACATGGGTTTGCTGAGGAGGAGTGACCCACTCGTTCTGTCCATTTTCAGGATCTGCCCTTCTCCACAGAGATGGTGCTTACAGTGACCGTAATAGCAACTCATCTGTCTGTAGGGACGTCACCTGAAAATCCGGCTTGGCTTCCTGGGGACGGTTTGTAGACGAGTCTGTGGCATCAGCCACAGGTGCGTGCCCTTCTGGGTTCTCTGAGGGTTCAGAGTGGAAACTTAGGTGCAGGCATACCGTCCCACGCTCAAAGGTGGGCCTGTCGTCTGGGCAGGGGGAAGTCAGCTGACAAAAATATCCTGTCTCACGACAGCGAGATATTTACAAAACACATGCCATCTGTTAAGAAGCTTGGGAAACAAGCTATGAGGTTACACCGGAAATATGTCAGAACTGCAATATGGCTCATTAGTACGGAACACGCATTTTATTGGACCACCCGCGGGTCAACATCGTATCCCCCAAAACGTAACGGCACAGAGTGGAGGCCGGGACAGCGAGGCGAGCGATTAAATAGGAGAGAGAGCGCCGCGTGCCCCCAAACCACCGTGGAAGCTGCACCGCGCACTTGGCTGAGCTAAGATACCACTCGAGGCGCACACGCCTTCCTCGGAGCGGACAGAGAGGAGCTGCCTCCTCCTCCGGGAGCATAAACGAACCAATATCTAAGGAATGCAAGTTCCATAATGGGACGCCGGATGCCCGATGTCGGCTAATTAAGCCCGGCTCTGACTTGGAAAGATCCTCTAAGTGAGAAGTTAAAATATTAATCCCGATTTCGAACTGCACGACGAGCGAGGCTGGTACCTGAAGGGAGAGAATGTACTCCTGACGTTTTAGGTTAAGGGTTCGCCTCAAAGCCGCTTTCCGAACAAGTGGGACTTTCTCTACAGCGTATTCTCTGATACCGGCCGAGGAAGGGCGATGACAATCCTTGAAGTGACACCACTGtcaacagagggagagaagatttCAATCAGGTGGTTTTCATTGTCTGATAGAAACGATCTTTATGGCTTTGTTGTTCTTCATCAAAGCGCACTGATTAAGCACCTTCATGCCCTGTGGTTTGTAGAAGAAAGCACAGAACCAAAAAATAGACTATTCGGTCCCCATTAAAAATGGACCCTATTTAAAGCAACACGGTATTAAAAGAGAGTGAGGTCTAATACAAATGCAGGTTCAATAAGTGTTATTAAATTATTAGACCTTAAGGTGAAAATATACCCTTGAACTGCCCTTATATGCAATCAGAGCTGTGATTAAATATTAATGCCCTAAGATTAAAGGGTCActtgagtggatttttttttttttttttttagcaataccCCCAAATGGTGGGAATTAGCTACATTTTGCATACTTTGTGGACACTGAAACCTGGACAACTTCCAGACTGCAAAGCGCCAGGctgggggctctgctctggcCTGGCTGAGCCCCCGCCCTGCGCGGTCTACAGTCGTGCTGAGATTCTTTCTCACGGCGCTGCAGGGAGCTCCGTGGCCCTGTGTCCGTGGACCAGGGCTGTCGCGGGTGCCTTCTGCAGAAAGATGGAGTCCGTTTGGAGCAGCGCTGGTCAGGGCTGACTGTCCACCTGTTGGGTGTGGTGCTTTGAATAccacagaaggaaaggaatacgttcatacatacatatatatatatattaaatgctttTCCTTCCCCTCGATGACTGAGTGTCTAAGCCTAGCAAAGCCTTTGTTCTTCTAGTTCGTACGGCCCATCCCCAAAGAGGGAAGTGTTCTCTCACGCACGGACCCAGGGTTAAGTAACCACACGGTGACCCGATGACTCAGGGccagagcccccccccaccccagcccctgggggTGCAGCTGGGTGACCCACACCTGCGGCTCACACCTCCCACCCCGGGCCGAGCCCCTCGGGGCAGGTGAGGGACGCCGGCCCAGGTGGGGAGCCCTTTGTCCAGGTCCGTCCTGCGGCCTTGCTCTGACAGCCAGTGCCCTTGAGCCCGGCCGCCCTCGTCCTGGATCCCAGAGGCCCAAACACCACGGTCAGCCCGTCAGGCTCAGACAAAGCACTGGCTGCCTCCCGTTTGTGGTCTCGCTGAGGGGAACCCGGGCAGCACCGGCCCAGCGCACAGCTCCTCCCTCAGGGGGCCCCTGAGTCCGGCCGCGTGTCATAGCTCAGAGCCAGCCGTGGGCCCAAACCGGAGAAACTTCTCAGCCAGAGCCCCTTCCTGGCAGGCCCCCCGGGAAAGCGCTGAACGACGTCACGCAGCTTCGGCACTGCCCGCGTGGGGCCGAGGGTGCCCCCGAAAGCCCGCACCCCCACAGTAACTGTCCCCCCTTGACGACTACTCTTGCTGGCCCACGTTTCAGCAGACGCCTGTGCGTTGTAAGGCCCCATGGTGAGAGGCGGAGGGGCGGTGGCCGGGGCCCCCTCTACATTCAATTTGGGACTTTTCCGCGGGAAGGGGGCCATGGGGAGACCTTGCCGGAGGCCTCGACGTGAATGCTGGTGCCCTCTGCGTGCTGGACAGGGACCGGGGTCCTCGTCTTCGTCTCAAAAGGGCCACCTCCTCCGGGGGCCACCACTGCTTTCCAGGTCAGTGGTGGGACAAGCAGACCCAGAAAAGACCCCCGCAGGGGCAGGTGGTGGGAAGAAACACTAACGTGGACGCTATGGAGGAGAGGACAGGGACGGGGGGATGTGTTCCCTgctggggggaggaaggagtCAGCGGGGAGAGGAGTTCAGAGGCTCCCAGGGTCTTCTGTGCTGaaaggggagaggcacagagaccgTGGGGGTCAGAGCGGCTGGGTGGTCCCTCTGCGCCCCTAGAGGGCACCTCGGTGGGGTAGGGGGGTGTCTCCC encodes the following:
- the CNPY1 gene encoding protein canopy homolog 1, translating into MNHYQLEEDSVTREKKFKRFAPRKGDRIYKEFKKFHFYSDAYRPLKFACEAIIEEHEDEIFSLIAQEAHDLADKLCSEKADLCGASANLAELLDGTSTGY